From the Synechococcus sp. KORDI-49 genome, the window GCCAAGGGCGTCGAACTGCTGCTGCCCACGGATGTGGTGCTGGCCGACAACTTCGCCCCCGATGCCAACAGCCAGGTGGCCGATGTGACCGCCATCCCCGACGGCTGGATGGGTCTGGACATCGGTCCGGATGCGGTGAAGGTGTTCCAGGCCGCCCTGGGGGATTGTCAGACCGTGATCTGGAACGGCCCCATGGGCGTGTTCGAATTCGAGAAATTCGCCACCGGCACCAACGCCATCGCCACCACCCTGGCTGAGCTGAGCGGCAAGGGCTGCTGCACGATCATCGGGGGAGGTGACTCCGTGGCTGCTGTGGAGAAGGCCGGGCTCGCCGAGAAGATGTCCCACATCTCCACCGGTGGCGGCGCCAGCCTCGAACTGCTGGAAGGCAAGGTGCTGCCTGGCGTTGCTGCCCTGAACGAGGCCTGATCTCTGATCCGATTGCTCTCAGAACGACCATCGGCCCGCCCCTCACCGGGGGCGGGCTTTTTGCTGGCCTGAACCTCAGGAGGGGTTGTACCAGATGGGACTGGAGTAGGCCCGCTCCTGACTGGTGTAAGGCGCGTTGTCCGGCATCTCGTCGTAGAGATTGAAGTTCTTGCGGTCGTAGGCCAGCCAGGTGGGCGTCGGGATTTCCAAGACACGCACGTAATAGAAGGCCTTCTGGCTGGGATCAAAGGAGGGGTCGGTCCAGTGGGCCGTGAGGTTGGTGGCGCCGATGCTGTTGGTGTAGGTCGCCTCTCGAACATTCACGCTGGTGCCAACGGACGAAACCTTGCCGTCAGCGCCGCGGGTGCGCTGGTCGGCATCACTCCAGGAAACGTCAAACACCTGCTCGTGGGTCTTGCCGGCGTCATCCAGCCAACCTTTGACGATCTGAATGCGATCGAGATTGGCGCCATCAGGATCCTTGCGGGCCTGCACCAGCAACGACGGAACCTGGCCGTCGGCGGCCGCCATCAGATCACCACCCATGGGAACCCCTTTGGCGCAGGCGGCCGACGCCCAGTCAGCACCTTTGATCTCATCACCGGTGTAGTCGTAGCCGCCGTAGACCCGCACGGTCAGGCGGGTGCCGCTGGTGCCGAACACCTCTTTGCGGGCCATGGCATCCCAGAGGGCGGTCCGGGTGTTCCCGGACGCCCAGACCCCTGCCAAGCCGGAGGCCCCCAGCTGCAGGGCGGTGAGGTCGAGGGAGGCATCCTTCGCAGACTTGATCAGGACGTCTTTCCAGCGCTCCGGAATGGGTTCAAGGGCCGGTGACTTGCCCCACCAGTTGTCCTCTGCGGTGGAGGGCAGCGAGGAGTGGGAATCCGTTGAGCCGACCATGCCGAACTTGAACGGGTTCACCCCAAGCTCCTGCTCAAGCTTCAGGCCGCGGCGCAGGGCAGCACGGGCGTATTCGTAGGGGATCATCTCCGGCGTTGTCGGCTTGATTCCGCCGAGGTTGGAGTTATCGACGATGTTGAACCCGGCGAACTCATCCTCTGGAGACAGCAGGGGGTGGGTCTCCCCGGTGCCCTTGGCCTGCGTCACCTCGATCAGCGGCTCGAAGCGCTGGCGCATCCGCGCATAGTCGGCATCGATCGCAACACCGGTTTTCTGGTGCTGCGGCAGGAACATCGTGCCGCTGGAGAGGTTGCCGTTGTGGGGGATGGCCAACACACGCCCACCGGTCTGTTTCTCATAAGCCGCCATGAAGGCCCAGAGATCCTCAGCGTCTTCCGAATCGAAGGCGGAGAACGGAAGGATCTTGTCCGTCAGGGTTTTGTCATCCCGGAAGATCACGACACGGTGGAGGTTGCCGCCGCCGGGTTGGCTGGTCCACTCGTAGCCGATCAGGCTGGTGAAGGTGCCGGGGTCGTTGTAGCGCTCGGCCACCGTGTTGTTCATCTGCCAGACATTGGTCATGTAGGCGTCGTTGGAGATCAGGGCCTCAGATCCCTTGGCCATCCACTGGACAAGCAGATAGAAGGCTTCCCGGCCCTTGCCCGCCTTGAGCAGGTCGTGGAGTTCCTGACCCAGCGACGACTTGAGCAGTTCCGGGTTGGAGGTCTCGAGGCCCTGGGCGAGGCCAAGGTTCTCGGAATGGTCGGCCACCACCAGGAAATCAAGTGGGCGCTTCAGAGCCGCCTTCTGGCCGGTGTTGCTGGTGACGGTCTCACCGCGGGCAAAGCGATAGGCCTCGTCCAAGCCCAGCTTGGTGCCGGCCAGACCGGCATCCGGCGACAGGGCCGTGTGCAGGTGGGTGTCACCGAAATAGGCACGGTTGCCGCTCATGCACTGGGCCTCCGGACCGGTGCGTGCCGCTGCCGAGGCCTTGCTGCCGAGCCCCGCCCCAGGATCATTGCCGCAGGCGGTCAGTCCGGGGAGCAGGGCGATGACGCCTGACAGCAGAACACCAGGAAGACGTTGCATCAGCAGCACCGGAACCAGAGATGAATTCAGCTTCGGAGTCGAAACAGCACAGTGACAACCGAAACGGGATCCAGCAGGCAAAATCTCAACCGATTTGGACGAACTCAGGGTCTCCTCGATGAGCTGTGCCGGCTCCAAGCAGCAGCCCAGGTGATCGAGTCAGCTCAAATCCACTTCGATCACACGGTTTCTGGCTGCCGGTGGTCTGCCTAGGTTGCCGATATCGGCCGAAGCGCTTGCGCGACTCCCCCCATGAGCACTGCGATCATCATCGAAGGCGGCTCGTCGCTGAGCGCTGAGCAACTGGCGGCGCAATATCTCTTCAGTGACGACGGGGTCATCTACGTCTCGTTCGATGAGACGATCAGCGCCACCTCCAGCAAACGCAGCTGGTGGGATTACGTGCTGGCCTACACGGATACTCTGATCGAACCGGAGTTCGCGGTTGTTCCGCTGGGTCACGCGAAAACCCAGGTGATCATCCAGGAGGCGCCGAGAACTGACCCCAACACGCCAAGGACAACCTTGGATGGCGAGAGTTCGGGTATCTACCGTTCCTCATGGCTGACCTACGACGACGGCACGCTCGAGCGCGGTGATCCGCAGGATTACACGATCGAGATTGCCGCCGATGCGCACCACGAATCCTCATCCTTCGCTGGATCGAGCGAGGCGGGTTGGACCGGCGTCGCCTTTCACGAACTGGGCCATGCTCTCGGACTCGAGCACCCCCATGAATCCGGTGATGGGGATGTCGATGCGGCGATCGATACCAACGGAACGGTGATGTCGTACGTCGATGCCATCGACTCCGACGGCAATCCCGCGTTCACACCCCTCGATATTCAGGCTCTCCAGCAGCTGCACGGTCACGAAACAGGAGCCCGCTCCACCCCCGTCGAGGGCGTCAGTCTGCTGAGCGATTCCGGAAACCATGACTTGAACCGCACCTGGAAAACCCCCTCCCTGAGCGTTCAGTTCGAAGGCGGCAGCACCATCCAGGAACCCACGTCCGGAACGTCAACAGCCCGCCTGGTGTTCACCCGCTACGACGGCGATCTCTCGGAAGCTGCCTCGGTGCTGATCGACTTCGACCGCCATGAGGATCTCAACTGGTATGGCAAGGATGGAGATCACCAGGATTTCTTCCATGACGTCCTGCTGGACAACGCTGTTTTCGAAACCGGCCTGCGCGCAGAATTCGCCGCCGGACAGCGAACGGTCTCCATCGAGATCGACATCGTCGCCAACGCCGACGCGGAAGCGGACGAATGGCTGGACATCACAGCCCGGGCCAGCCGCGATCCGGATTACTTCCAGCAGGCCCCGAGCGAGCCGCTGCGCCTCACCGTCACGGAAACAGCCGTCAGCCGATCCTCTCTGGTGATCGATGCACCCAGGACCACGCTCAGTGAAGGCGATGAAGCCTTTCTGATCACGGTCAGCGACAAGGCGGATGCAGGCAAAACCCTCTACTGGAGCGCCAGTGGAGACGGCCTGACCAGCCGTGACCTCGTCAGCGGTCAGCTCCAGGGCTCGGGAACCATTGACGACGACGGAGTCTTCGTTTGGTCCCAGTTGATCTCCAGGGACGGGGTCGCCGAAAACCAGGAGACGATGAACGTGGCGTTCTTCCGTGATGCTGCGCGGACAACCCAGCTCGGCTCCGCCACTGCTCTGCAGATCACGGCATCCGAAGCGGTCCCGACCCTGATCAGCTCACGTTTCACGCGAACTGGTGGGCAGGACATCCTGGTGGGCAGCCACTCCGGTCTTCCGGTCCAACTCGCCAACCCTGGCAGCATTCGCAATCTGAGTGTGACGGTGCGCCATGACCCCGCGGCTCTTCTGCTCGACACCTCCCATCCCGTCAGCCTGGACCCCACGCTGGAGGAGGCTGGCTGGAACATCACCGCCAGCCACGCTGACACCAGCACCCATCAGCTCACGGTGAACCTCAGCGGAACCAGCGACCTCCCGGTGGATCCAGTCACTAATCAGGCGACCCTGCTTCAGCTCAAGGCATCGGTGAACAGCGACGCCTCCACCGGCAGCACATCGATGCTGTCAGTCAGCGGCCAGGTGGATGCGGACAACACCCTCAACGGCTCGTCCAGCACCCAGCTCGTGGGACTGCTGGGGGACAGCGATGGAGATGGGAAACACTCCGTGTCCGACGCCATCTCAACGCTTCGGCACATCGTTGGGCTGGAGCACGATCTCGCTGCCTTCCCGGGTGTCGAGCCACGACTCGTGATGGATGTCAATGAAGACGGCTCCATCGGTGTGTCGGATGCGATCGAGATTCTCCGCAAGATCGTCGGACTCTCGGATGATCAGCGTCTCCAGTCGCCAACGCTGGCCTGAGATGGACCCAATCCGTGTCAACGCGTCCGACGCATCTCCAGAGGAGGCAGGCCGACCCGACGCCGAACCGGATTGATCACAGCTAAGTAGTCGGCGCGAAGCTGCTGACGGGCACGATTCTTGTTCTGCCGGCAGATCCGGAAAGCATCTGCATCGTTGGCCCGGTTGATGCAGCGCTGCTCACTCCGCAGGATTCCGACCCGGCGGTCGAAGCTGCTCTGCTTCCAGGATCGCCTGGCTCTGAACAGCTCGTCGCGCTGCGCAGCAGGAAGACCGTTGTCGCGGCGCATCGCCACGTCCGTTCCATCGTCGTAGATGTACTGGGCTGATGCCGGAGGCATCGGCGCAGCGATGGTGAGAACGATCAGGCCAAGGGGAGCTAGGGACGTCAGGCGCATGGGGAACCGCAGATCAATGATTGTCAATGTGGCTGGATCACCCAGCGAAGATCTGAATGAACTCAGAGCAAGGCATGACCAGATCTGACCTGCGCGTTGGGATGGTGGGCCTCGGGGCGATCGGCCTGCCCATGGCGGTGAACCTGCGACGGGCCGGATTGGCCTTGAAGGTGCACACCCGCAGCAGAACTACGGAACAGCATCCGGACCTGGAGGGCAGTCAGGCCTGCAGCTCCGCGGCAGAGGCGGGCAGGGATGTGGACGTGCTGATCCTCTGCGTCAGTGACGATGCTGCCGTGGACTCCGTTCTCTTCGGTCGCCAGGGAGCCGCCGCATCACTCCCGAACGGGAGCGTGGTGCTCGACTGTTCCACCATCGCTCCCTCCACGGCCGTGGCCGCCGCAGAGCGTCTGAGGCGACAGGGCGTGAGTTACATCGATGCCCCTGTGACAGGCGGCACCGAGGGAGCTCGGGCCGGCACCCTGACCGTGCTGGCCGGCGGAGACGCTGAGGCCCTGGAACGGGTGCGGCCTCTGCTGGAGATCATTGGCGGAACGGTTCATCACTTCGGAACGGTCGGGCGCGGACAGCAGGTGAAGGCCGTGAACCAGGTGCTGGTGGCAGGCAGCTATGCAGCCGTCGCCGAAGCGATGGCCCTGGGGACACGGCTCGGTCTGCCGATGCAGGAGGTGGTGGCGGCCCTGAGCAGTGGAGCTGCGGGATCCTGGGCTCTGCGCAATCGCGCCGACGGGATGCTCGCAGGGCGTTATCCCCTGGGATTCCGCCTGTCCCTGCATCACAAGGACCTCGGCATCGCCCTGAAGGAAGCAGACAGCGTTCAGTTGACGCTGCCCATCAGCAATCTGGTCCAACAGCAGGAGGCCGAACTGATCGGCCGCGGACATGGAGACGAGGACGTCTCCGCCCTGCATCGCCTTTTTGACTCGATATCGTGACTCCTGAGAAACGATATCGTTACGTCACTGATCCAGCTCTTGTTTGGAGCTGACCACGCGAACCCGTTTGGTCATGGTCACGACTCCGTCCGGATGCACCAGCATCGCTGCCCAGAACTGGGATCCCGGTGTCTGCGGCGCCTGAACGGTCTTGAACAGACCGCCACCACCCATCGGCTCAAGACGCAGATTGGGACGTGCCTGCTCCGCCACCTCCTGGGGAGTCAGCGGAATCAGCCCACCGGCCACGATGGCCTGACCCAGGGGTTGTTCAAAAATCACATCAACGTCGTAGCGGCTGCCGGTGAGCACAGCATCGGGGATCTCAAGCGACACCGGCAGTGGCTGATCGCCACTGCGCAGCAGCGACTGTTCCTCCAGCAGCTGCTGGTCGAGGATCCGCCCGCCTTCGATGCTCAGAGCAAGTCGCTGGCTGGCTTCCAGCCGGTAGCGAAGCCCATCGGCTTCTCCCACCCCATTGACCGTGACCTCGAAGGTCGGGCGTCCGTCCTTGAGGGAGTCCGCAGGGCGAACACTCCAGCGGGCTTCAGGAAACTCCTTGCTGAATCTCGCGTAACGACGCTCGAGATCCGACGACTGATCACCGGCGACCAGGGCGGCCAGATCGGCTGAATTGCCGCCGTTCAACACCTGCTCCAGACGCGGACCGAAACCATCTGCAGCCCGAGCCCCCTCAACGGACAACGCGACCATCGTTCCGCTGAGGATGGAGAAGACCGCTGCCCGAATCAGTGAACGCACCAGTCGGAACCATTCAGTGGGCCTAAGTTAAGTCGCGCATGGGGGGACGTCTGCCGTCATGACCCGGCTTCTGATCGCCGCCAGCGGCACGGGGGGGCATCTCTTCCCTGCGATTGCCGTGGCGGAAGCCCTGCCGGAAGGCTGGCAGGTGCGGTGGCTGGGAGTGCCCGACCGGCTCGAAACGCAGCTGGTCCCGGAGAGCATTCCCCTGACAACGGTTCGCGCAGGCGGGCTTCAGGGTCGCGGGCTCAACAAGCTCATTCAACTGATCCGTCTGATCGGCGCCATCGGTACGGTCCGGCGACTGATCCGACGGGAGCGAATCGAGGTTGTGTTCACCACCGGCGGGTACATCGCAGCTCCGGCGATCGTGGCCGCCCGCTGGTGCGGTGTTCCAGCTGTTCTGCATGAAGCCAACGCGATCCCGGGACGCGTGACACGACTGATGGGCCGGTTCTGCCGTGCGGTGGCCGTGGGGCTCCCCGTGGCGTCGGATCGCATTCCCGGCCATCGCCCGCTGCTCACAGGCATGCCTGTGAGAGCTGCGTTTCTGGAGAGCCAGCCGCTACCGGACTGGGTGCCGATCAGCGACGGCCCTCTGCTGGTGGTGATCGGTGGCAGCCAGGGCGCGGTCGGGCTCAACCGCATGGTCCGCGCTGTGGTCCCCGAGCTGCTGGAGCAGGGATGCCGGATCGTGCATCTCACTGGTCGCAACGACCCTGAAGTCGGACAGCTTCAGCATCCGAACCTGGTGGAACTCCCCTTCAGTGATGAGATCCCCGGCCTGTTGCAGCATGCCGATCTGGCGGTCAGCCGAGCGGGTGCAGGCAGCCTCAGTGAGCTGGCCATCTGCAGAACCCCCTCGATCCTGGTTCCATTTCCCCAGGCTGCCGATGGCCATCAGGAAGCGAATGCGGCCTGCGCCGCTCGCACCGGCGGTGCCGTGATCGTGCACCAGCACGCCCCCGAGGCAACGGCACTGCGGGACACCATCCTCAGGTTGCTCGGCACGGATGCGGAGCTGCTGCAGGAGATGCGAACGGGCATGGAGAAACTGGCCGTACAGGACGCCGATCAGCGATTGGTGGACCTGCTCAGCAGCCTTGTGGACTGAACCCGACGCAAAGCCTCGACGATCCGACGGTTGCGTCTCCGCGTCTGCAGACCGATGCGCAGCCAACGTTCGCCCAGGCCACGGAATGAACCGCAATCCCGCAGCAGGATGCGATGACGCTGTTCCAGCTCCTGCCGCATCCACGCCAGGGAGTGATCGCCGTGAATCAGCAGGTAGTTGGCTGCGGAGGGAAGGGCGGAGACTCCATCCAGACGGCTGAGCTGCTCCTGCATCCAGGCCCCCTCGCTGGCCGTCCAGCGCTGGACCTTGGCGCACCAGCGGCGGTATCGCGCCGGATCCGAGAGCAACCTCTCCCCGACGACAGCCGCCACACCGTTGAGGGGCCAGGGATCACGCCAGCCCGCCCAGCGCTGCAGCCGTTCAGGGCGCGTGAGGACATACCCAAGACGCAGCCCAGCGATCCCGAACAGCTTGGTGAGACTTCTGACCACCACAAGGTTGTCGTGATCAGCCAGAAGCGGAATCAGCGACTGGCGCTCACCCGCCGGCACCAGCGGCAGGAAGGCCTCGTCGCAGATCACCAGAGAGAACCGCTGCAGCAGCGGTTCGAGCGAAGCGCGACTCCACAGCTGACCCGTTGGGTTGTGCGGATTGCAAATCCAGAGCACGGCCGCCTCCGCCGGTGATGGAAAACGTTGTGGGAAGGTCGCTGACCAGTGCAGCGGCAGGCTCTGCTCGCGGCAGTCGGCATTCCAGCAACGCAGGGCGCGCCCGTAATCAGCGAACCCCGGCGCCGGGAGAAGATTGACACCGGCGGCGGCGGCATCCCGTGCCACCCAGGTGAACAGCTCAGCAGCACCGTTGCCCGGCAGCACCAGATCCGGATCAAGCCCGTGACAGGTCGCGATCGCCTGTCGTAGTGCGGCATGGCTGCGATCGGGGTAGTCGCGGATCGCACCGAGCGGCAACCGGCCCAGCCACGGCGTCCAGGGCACAAGGGAGGCACTGGCATCGAGCAGCTCCGAGGGACGACAGCCCAGCTGCGCCGCCAGAGCCACCCGGTTTCCGCCATGGCGCAGGTCGACGCCCATCCCGACCCTCGATAGAACGCAGGGACGTGACCCCCTCACTCCATCCCACCATGCCGCTTCGAGGCTGCCTGCTCTCGATCCTGCTGCTGGGGGCTCCTGTGGCAGCGCAACCCACCGATCCCGGGGATCTGATCCGGGTGCTGCAGCAGCGTCATTGCCCGGACTGCCGGCTGGCTGATGCGGATCTGGTGCATGCGGATCTGCGTGATGCGCAGCTGGCCGGTGCCAGGCTGCAGCGGGCCAACCTCGGTGAGGCACGCCTGGATGGCGCCGATCTCAGCAGCAGCGATCTGAGCTTCACAAGCCTGAGGGGGGCCTCACTGCGTGGTGCGGATCTGCGTGGCAGCCGTTTGTACGGAACCGATCTGAGACATGCAGACCTCAGCGGCGCCCGCCTGGATGTCGGCGCCCTGGATCAAAGCCACTGGCAGGGAGCACAGGGCATCGATCGCGGCATCCGCAGCCACGCTTCCCTGCACAATGCGGGCGTTGACGCTGCCCTCTCAGGTCGCTGGATCGAGGCGGAGCAGTTGTTCAGCGCCGCCATCCTGCAGGATCCGCAGGAGGCGTTGAGCTGGGTGGCGCGTGGGCTCAGCCGCGGAGAGCAGGGCAAGCCAGATCTGGCCGGGCGGGACCTTGCTCACGCCGGAGTGCTTTTTGAGCAGCAGGGTGATCCGATCAAAGCCGATCAGCTGAAGCGGGCCAGCAGCCGCGTTCAGGAGCCCGTCGCTGCAGCCACTCCGGCTGGCAACGGACTGGGATCGGCACTGCTGGGGAGCATGCTGTCGACCGTTCAGACCCTGGCCCCGATCGCCCTGAAGGCTCTGATGCCGATCCTTCCCTGATCGGACTCAGGGGCGTGACTGCACCAGTTGACGGCTTGCGGAGGTGCCTGCTCGGTAGCCGTAACCGAAGCTGCCGCCCTGATCGTCATCGAGGATCCTGGGCGTGACGATGATCACCAGTTCATCCTTGACGCGCGAGGAGGCCGACTGTCGGAACAGCTGTCCGATCAGCGGGATGTCGCCGAGGATTGGCCACTTCTGCACCTGCTGACGGTCCTGTTCGTTGATCACACCGGTGAGGATCAGGGATTGCCCATCCCGCAGGCGCACCCGGCCGGATCTGAGCTTTCGGGCCTGGATGTTGAAAATCGCGACGCCCTGCTGCGTGCCTGCGGGAATCGGAACGGAGATCTCCGGATCAAGCGTCAGCGTCACGAAGCCGTTGTCATCGATTTTCTGAACCGACACGTCAACGGTCAGTCCTGCGTTCTCACGCGTGTTCTGAAACTGCGTCGAACCATTGGCGGTTTCCGTGGCATCCACACCCGTGATCACGCTCTGACCGGTCTCCACCTGCGCCTGCTCGCCTTCCTGCACGATCAGAGTCGGCTCGGCCAGTGTTTTGGCGCTGGAGGACGTGATCAGTGATTCGACGTAGGCATAGAACGAATCCTGTGGCTGCTGGAAACGGGACGGATCCTGACCCTCGACGTAGATGGGCCGGCCCTTGCTGTCCAGCACAGGTTTGAGTGCCGGAGCCGCCGCCGGATCGGTCGAGGGGACGTAGATCGGGCGACCGAATTGATCGAGACGGGGAACCAGCTCCGTTTCTCCCTCGGCATTGACCACCACCTGCTGCGCCTCAACGAACGGCGGATCAAAGACCTGCTGCTCCGCCACTCCGGCCGTCCCGGCGGCGTAGGTCCCCGGCTCCACGGGCCCGCCCTCCTGAATCAGGCCGGTGCCGGAACGGCTTCCCGGCCGGTATCGGCCGAAATTCATATGGGCCTTACCGCTCTCACTGACCACGTACTTGTCACCCATGCGCGCTGAAAAGGAAGCGTCGATGGTTTTGTCGTTGGTGAGCGAGACGCTGAGAATCTGCACATTCACGGCCACCTGGCGGTTCCGCAGATCAAGCTGCCGCAGATAGGACTCGGCGATGTTGATCAGGCCGGGATCTCCCACCAGCGTCACGGTGTTCAATCGCGAATTGGTCACGCCGCTGAGACCCACCAGAGGCCCGGTGGCGCTCCCGTAGGTCTCGGTCTCAGTGACCTGGTTGGTGGTTTGAGAGGCGGCGTTGCTGATCTGAGTGGCCCCCGCCGTTGCCGCTTCCCCAGTGGTGATCTGAATGGTCTTCACATGGGTCATCGAGGCGCCCATGCTGGCCAGGTACTGGGCGGCTCCTTCCACGTCGACCTGATTGAGCCGGAACACCTTGGACATCTGAGGCCCAAAGGTCTTGGCGGCCACTGATGTCCCCACCAAAAGCGTGCGGCCATCCATCTTTCCCTGCAGTCCGGACGCCAGCAGAACACTGTTGAGAGCCCGGTCGAATCGCTCGTTCCGGAAGGCCATGCTCACCGGTGTGCCACTGGCGTTCTCACCATTGCCACCGGCACCGTCTCCGACGAAGACGAAGCCGTACCCCCCCAGCCTCGCCAACGACATCAGCGCGTCCTTGGCAGGTGCATTGTTGAGGGTGAGCGACACCGAAGGCCCACTCACCTGCACGAAGCTGCGGTTGTTGATCAGCATCGTGCCGACGGCCATATCGCCCAGAGGAGGCGCCACGGCCCGGGGGCGCATCGGAGGCACGAAGCCAGGCTGGGCCACACGACCGGGCCGGGTCAGATCCAGACGACCGCTCGACTGCCCCGGACGCTGGGGGGACAGGCCCGTGAAACTGATGATCAGATCATCTCCGGAGGCTCTGATCTCCGGAGTGGAGAGAACCTGACCGGGACTTGCCTCCACCTGAAGCGTCGTCGCGGAACCTTCCGAACGCAGCTGAACCATGGCCAGCCCCAGGGACTGCATCGACAGCTTCTGAGCCGACCCGACAGCGCCAGCTCCCTCCCCGAGGGTCAGCACACCCTGCCAGCTGCTCGCCTGTTGACGCTGCTGACGCACCCGTGCGCCGGGACCGGCCCCGGAGATGATCACATCAAGACGTCCGTCGCGCTGCAGCAGCTTCAGCTCAGGCTGAACCGTCCCACGGGCCTGGGAGGCAGGACTGGCATTGGGCAGAGCGCTGACGCCTGTCAGCGTCACGCCGAGCATGACCGCCAGGGGCAGCCATCTCCGGGATCCGTTGAAAAGCACGCCTGAACGGAACTCCGGAGGGTGGTGTCTGCGCGGATGGTATCGATGGCACCGGCAGGCCACCAGCCTCAGGCCGGAGGTGGTGTCGAAGTCTGCTGATCGGCTTCAGCAGCGGGCTTCTCAGACTCCGACGATGGTTGGCGGTCATAGAAACTCAGCCGCAGGCCGAGGCTGATCTCCCCGTCGTCACGACTCTCCAGGGCAAGATCACTGCTCTCCACCAGCACCTGCAGCGTTTCCATGCGTTGCAGGAACCTCTGCAGCCCGTCGTAGGGCCCGAGCACCCTCAGGGCGATCGATGTTTTGGTGTAGCCCAGGGCCAGCAGCGGATCACCGGACGGCTTGGCTGCCTTCTCCCCCTGGCCGGCCTGTGGGGGAGGAGATGCTGCCGCTGCCTGCGAGGCCATGGGCTCATAGAGCTGGATGGCCACACCCGAGCCCGCCGCCTCGCGATTGAGCAGGGCCAGGAAGGTACGAATGCGATCACGTCCTGCGATCAGATCCACCAGCAGACCCTGCTGAAGCTGGGCACGACGCAGGGCCAGGGATGCCCCATCAAGCTCCCCCTCCAGATTGGGCAGCCGACGCTGGAGGGCCTGAAGATCCCCGACCCGCGTCTCCAGTTCTCCCACCCGCTGACGGGCGGGTTGCACCAGCAGCACCAGCACCGCGATGGAGATGAGGACACCGGCGACAGCAGGGACGCCGACCAGCAGGTGATCGCGACGGAGGAACGGACGGCGGGCTGCGGGGTTGAGATTGGTCACAGCGCCAGCCCGCGATCGCGCAGAAGGGCATAGCGGCGTGCCAGTCCGTCGGCACCGAGAGCACGAAGAT encodes:
- a CDS encoding DUF3604 domain-containing protein gives rise to the protein MQRLPGVLLSGVIALLPGLTACGNDPGAGLGSKASAAARTGPEAQCMSGNRAYFGDTHLHTALSPDAGLAGTKLGLDEAYRFARGETVTSNTGQKAALKRPLDFLVVADHSENLGLAQGLETSNPELLKSSLGQELHDLLKAGKGREAFYLLVQWMAKGSEALISNDAYMTNVWQMNNTVAERYNDPGTFTSLIGYEWTSQPGGGNLHRVVIFRDDKTLTDKILPFSAFDSEDAEDLWAFMAAYEKQTGGRVLAIPHNGNLSSGTMFLPQHQKTGVAIDADYARMRQRFEPLIEVTQAKGTGETHPLLSPEDEFAGFNIVDNSNLGGIKPTTPEMIPYEYARAALRRGLKLEQELGVNPFKFGMVGSTDSHSSLPSTAEDNWWGKSPALEPIPERWKDVLIKSAKDASLDLTALQLGASGLAGVWASGNTRTALWDAMARKEVFGTSGTRLTVRVYGGYDYTGDEIKGADWASAACAKGVPMGGDLMAAADGQVPSLLVQARKDPDGANLDRIQIVKGWLDDAGKTHEQVFDVSWSDADQRTRGADGKVSSVGTSVNVREATYTNSIGATNLTAHWTDPSFDPSQKAFYYVRVLEIPTPTWLAYDRKNFNLYDEMPDNAPYTSQERAYSSPIWYNPS
- a CDS encoding NAD(P)-dependent oxidoreductase yields the protein MTRSDLRVGMVGLGAIGLPMAVNLRRAGLALKVHTRSRTTEQHPDLEGSQACSSAAEAGRDVDVLILCVSDDAAVDSVLFGRQGAAASLPNGSVVLDCSTIAPSTAVAAAERLRRQGVSYIDAPVTGGTEGARAGTLTVLAGGDAEALERVRPLLEIIGGTVHHFGTVGRGQQVKAVNQVLVAGSYAAVAEAMALGTRLGLPMQEVVAALSSGAAGSWALRNRADGMLAGRYPLGFRLSLHHKDLGIALKEADSVQLTLPISNLVQQQEAELIGRGHGDEDVSALHRLFDSIS
- the murG gene encoding undecaprenyldiphospho-muramoylpentapeptide beta-N-acetylglucosaminyltransferase, coding for MTRLLIAASGTGGHLFPAIAVAEALPEGWQVRWLGVPDRLETQLVPESIPLTTVRAGGLQGRGLNKLIQLIRLIGAIGTVRRLIRRERIEVVFTTGGYIAAPAIVAARWCGVPAVLHEANAIPGRVTRLMGRFCRAVAVGLPVASDRIPGHRPLLTGMPVRAAFLESQPLPDWVPISDGPLLVVIGGSQGAVGLNRMVRAVVPELLEQGCRIVHLTGRNDPEVGQLQHPNLVELPFSDEIPGLLQHADLAVSRAGAGSLSELAICRTPSILVPFPQAADGHQEANAACAARTGGAVIVHQHAPEATALRDTILRLLGTDAELLQEMRTGMEKLAVQDADQRLVDLLSSLVD
- a CDS encoding threonine-phosphate decarboxylase; translation: MGVDLRHGGNRVALAAQLGCRPSELLDASASLVPWTPWLGRLPLGAIRDYPDRSHAALRQAIATCHGLDPDLVLPGNGAAELFTWVARDAAAAGVNLLPAPGFADYGRALRCWNADCREQSLPLHWSATFPQRFPSPAEAAVLWICNPHNPTGQLWSRASLEPLLQRFSLVICDEAFLPLVPAGERQSLIPLLADHDNLVVVRSLTKLFGIAGLRLGYVLTRPERLQRWAGWRDPWPLNGVAAVVGERLLSDPARYRRWCAKVQRWTASEGAWMQEQLSRLDGVSALPSAANYLLIHGDHSLAWMRQELEQRHRILLRDCGSFRGLGERWLRIGLQTRRRNRRIVEALRRVQSTRLLSRSTNR
- a CDS encoding pentapeptide repeat-containing protein — protein: MPLRGCLLSILLLGAPVAAQPTDPGDLIRVLQQRHCPDCRLADADLVHADLRDAQLAGARLQRANLGEARLDGADLSSSDLSFTSLRGASLRGADLRGSRLYGTDLRHADLSGARLDVGALDQSHWQGAQGIDRGIRSHASLHNAGVDAALSGRWIEAEQLFSAAILQDPQEALSWVARGLSRGEQGKPDLAGRDLAHAGVLFEQQGDPIKADQLKRASSRVQEPVAAATPAGNGLGSALLGSMLSTVQTLAPIALKALMPILP
- a CDS encoding type II and III secretion system protein — its product is MLGVTLTGVSALPNASPASQARGTVQPELKLLQRDGRLDVIISGAGPGARVRQQRQQASSWQGVLTLGEGAGAVGSAQKLSMQSLGLAMVQLRSEGSATTLQVEASPGQVLSTPEIRASGDDLIISFTGLSPQRPGQSSGRLDLTRPGRVAQPGFVPPMRPRAVAPPLGDMAVGTMLINNRSFVQVSGPSVSLTLNNAPAKDALMSLARLGGYGFVFVGDGAGGNGENASGTPVSMAFRNERFDRALNSVLLASGLQGKMDGRTLLVGTSVAAKTFGPQMSKVFRLNQVDVEGAAQYLASMGASMTHVKTIQITTGEAATAGATQISNAASQTTNQVTETETYGSATGPLVGLSGVTNSRLNTVTLVGDPGLINIAESYLRQLDLRNRQVAVNVQILSVSLTNDKTIDASFSARMGDKYVVSESGKAHMNFGRYRPGSRSGTGLIQEGGPVEPGTYAAGTAGVAEQQVFDPPFVEAQQVVVNAEGETELVPRLDQFGRPIYVPSTDPAAAPALKPVLDSKGRPIYVEGQDPSRFQQPQDSFYAYVESLITSSSAKTLAEPTLIVQEGEQAQVETGQSVITGVDATETANGSTQFQNTRENAGLTVDVSVQKIDDNGFVTLTLDPEISVPIPAGTQQGVAIFNIQARKLRSGRVRLRDGQSLILTGVINEQDRQQVQKWPILGDIPLIGQLFRQSASSRVKDELVIIVTPRILDDDQGGSFGYGYRAGTSASRQLVQSRP